One window of the Nicotiana tabacum cultivar K326 chromosome 4, ASM71507v2, whole genome shotgun sequence genome contains the following:
- the LOC142179818 gene encoding uncharacterized protein LOC142179818: protein MAQKVYDPSSFTMPCTIGSYAFAKALRDLGANINLMPLAIYTKLGIDRARLTSMLLQLADRIVKRPTRILDDVLVQVGKFVFPADFVILDCQVDEEIPIILGRPFLATGRELIDYETEELKMRLKNEEIIFNIQQSTRRPSEFANCSLVEVVDVILQEEDETLNVRDLLEACWMNLEEMDG, encoded by the coding sequence ATGGCTCAAAAAGTGTATGATCCAAGTAGTTTCACTATGCCATGCACCATTGGGagttatgcttttgctaaagcattgcGTGACTTGGGGGCCAatataaacttgatgcccttggcaaTCTATACAAAACTGGGCATTGACAGAGCTAGACTGACCTCAATGTTGTTGCAACTGGCTGATCGCATAGTCAAAAGACCGACAAGAattcttgatgatgtgcttgttcaAGTGGGGAAGTTTGTATTCCCTGCAGACTTCGTTATTCTTGACTGTCAAGTGGATGAAGAGATACCCATCATTCTGGGAAGGCCGTTCTTAGCCACTGGGAGAGAATTGATTGATTATGAGACTGAAGAGTTAAAAATGaggttgaaaaatgaagaaataatattCAACATTCAACAATCCACGAGGAGACCCAGCGAATTTGCAAATTGCTCGCTAGTGGAGGTTGTGGATGTGATACTACAAGAGGAGGATGAGACCCTTAATGTTAGGGATCTACTAGAAGCCTGTTGGATGAATTTGGAAGAGATGGATGGTTAA